A stretch of Plasmodium vinckei vinckei genome assembly, chromosome: PVVCY_05 DNA encodes these proteins:
- a CDS encoding dihydrolipoamide acyltransferase, putative: MYIMIYKKMVGYFIFFFTLWLHTYKCINNVKTKSGYGFVNLNNNLRIPYKNKHVLYSKVEIKMPALSSTMTSGKIVRWNKSIGEFVNVGDIIMTVESDKADMDVESFDEGYLRRKIIDEGSEAGVGDVLGILTTEEGEAMENDEVMSKQVRADKVENKVKVNEVRADKVENKVKVNEVRADDEKKVYIPLMQSKKKKARIAKWLFKENEFVNKSDVIFHIEDDKSTVEVDSPYTGVIKKILVNEGELADLEKEVAIISAQEEIQKPENTPINLKIEIKEHDVISHFKNKLNDTKEGKTFLKTLNYETEKILEERLKLSSDKYYQDIHNYFRPSEVNQKNVKEHAQSHEKMVLPSAIELMKKHKLTPEDITETKMPDRITYEDVDLFLEKKNVHKINDITRIESKARIVKLTNIQKSIKNNMMQTLNVPVFRVTHLMKTSQLLKIYEQVKDKISMSVILNKCVSLALLKNPLIYSTYIDNENGEIMYNQNINIGNALGLSDSLLIPVLKNVDQKDIYTLSTEWKELVKKGKNGTLSANEMSGGNFFISNLGMFNTYQFDAILPKNVSCILSIGTNIISMDQFEDLKINKGIMMTLTCDHRHIYGSHAATFMNDLANIIENNINNIFL, encoded by the exons atgtatatcatgatttataaaaaaatggtaggatattttatttttttttttacacttTGGTTACATACTTATAAATGCATTAACAATGTTAAAACTAAAAGTGGGTATGGATTTGTAaacttaaataataatttgagaataccttataaaaataaacatgtTCTTTACTCGAAAGTTGAAATTAAAATGCCTGCACTATCTAGTACCATGACAAGTGGCAAAATAGTGCGATGGAATAAAAGCATTGGAGAGTTTGTCAAC GTGGGGGACATAATTATGACAGTAGAAAGTGATAAAGCAGATATGGATGTCGAGTCGTTTGATGAAG GATATTtaagaagaaaaataatcGATGAAGGGTCGGAAGCAGGTGTCGGAGACGTACTAGGAATTCTAACAACGGAGGAGGGGGAAGCCATGGAAAACGATGAAGTGATGAGTAAGCAAGTGAGAGCAGACAAGGTAGAGAACAAAGTGAAAGTAAATGAAGTGAGAGCAGACAAGGTAGAGAACAAAGTGAAAGTAAATGAAGTGAGAGCGGACGATGAAAAGAAAGTGTACATCCCACTAATgcaaagtaaaaaaaagaaagcaAGAATTGCCAAATGGTTGTTTAAAGAAAACGAGTTTGTAAATAAATCGGATGTCATATTTCACATTGAAGATGACAAAAGTACAGTAGAAGTAGATAGTCCTTATACAG gtgtaataaaaaaaattttagtGAACGAAGGAGAGTTAGCCGATTTGGAAAAAGAAGTTGCCATCATTTCAGCTCAAGAG gAAATCCAGAAACCAGAAAATACTCCTAtcaattt aaaaatCGAAATAAAAGAACATGATGTTATAAgtcattttaaaaacaaattaaatgacACTAAAGAAggaaaaacatttttaaaaacattgaa tTATGAAACTGAAAAAATACTCGAAGAAAGACTCAAATTAAGTAGTGATAAATATTACCAAGATATCCACAACTATTTTAG ACCTTCTGAagtaaatcaaaaaaatgtcaAGGAGCATGCACAA TCACATGAAAAAATGGTCTTACCTTCTGCCATCGAGCTTATGAAGAAGCATAAACTAACCCCCGAAGATATCAC GGAGACGAAGATGCCAGACAGGATTACCTACGAAGATGTCGACCTGTTTCtcgagaaaaaaaatgttcataaaataaatgatatcACAAGAATAGAAAGCAAAGCAAGAATAGTCAAACTAACAAACATTCAAAAgtctataaaaaataatatgatgcAAACATTAAATGTTCCAGTATTTCGAGTAACGCATTTAATGAAAACTTCgcaattattaaaaatatatgagcaagtaaaagataaaataagtatgtcagtaatattaaataaatgtgtATCATTAGCTTTACTTAAAAATccattaatatattcaacatatatagataatgaaaatggaGAAATTATGTACAaccaaaatataaatataggaAATGCATTAGGTCTTAGTGATTCATTACTAATTcctgttttaaaaaatgttgatcaaaaagatatatataccttATCAACAGAATGGAAg gaacttgtaaaaaaaggaaaaaatggAACTCTTTCAGCTAATGAAATGTCTGGaggtaatttttttatttctaattTAGGGATGTTTAACACATATCAATTTGATGCTATCTTGCCCAAAAATGTGTCATGCATTTTATCAATCGgtacaaatataattagtATGGATCAATTTgaagatttaaaaataaataaaggaaTAATGATGACATTAACATGCGATCATAgacatatatatggatCTCATGCTGCTACATTTATGAATGACTTAGCAAatattattgaaaataatatcaacaatatatttttataa
- a CDS encoding ADP-ribosylation factor, putative: MGLLVSRLFNRLFQKKDVRILMVGLDAAGKTTILYKVKLGEVVTTIPTIGFNVETVEFRNISFTVWDVGGQDKIRPLWRHYYSNTDGLIFVVDSNDRERIDDAREELHRMINEEELKDAIILVFANKQDLPNAMSAAEVTEKLHLNTIRERNWFIQSTCATRGDGLYEGFDWLTTHLNNAK, from the exons ATGGGGTTATTAGTGAGTAGATTATTTAACCGATTATTTCAAAAGAAAGACGTTAGAATTTTAATGGTGGGTCTAGATGCCGCTGGGAAAACAACAATATTATACAAAGTCAAATTAGGAGAAGTTGTTACAACCATTCCTACTATAG GTTTCAATGTTGAAACAGTTGAATTCAGAAATATTTCCTTTACTGTATGGGATGTTGGAGGACAAGATAAG ATCCGACCATTATGGAGACACTACTACTCTAACACCGATGGATTAATATTTGTTGTCGATAGTAACGATAGAGAAAGAATTGATGAtg CACGCGAAGAGCTGCATAGAATGATAAACGAAGAAGAATTAAAGGATGCAATAATTTTAGTATTTGCAAACAAGCAAGATTTACCCAATGCTATGTCTGCAGCTGAAGTTACTGAAAAGTTGCACCTTAACACGATAAGGGAACGAAATTG GTTCATTCAATCGACCTGCGCCACAAGAGGAGATGGGCTATATGAAGGGTTCGATTGGCTAACTACCCATTTAAATAACGccaaataa
- a CDS encoding histone acetyltransferase, putative, giving the protein MKKKVDKRIKTLVENNIAIGQRSMFLVIGDEGKNVVMNFYFLLNRLVTNSRSLNILWCYRKKLDFCTSKKKRFREMKKKIKKGTFDTQIDNNFDSFLNNANIRYCFYKETQNILGKTYSMCILQDFSYITPNILCRCIETVIGGGIIIFLINKLEELKDIYNLTLNYHKKYNMNGTCNVYNNYIYRFFRSLNTCKNAMFIDDEMNILPLNDNYLSITKTSTDDSQTNGIISGKNTDDTVFEKSATLGGFLSPDKKLLKKKLKFLETKCEEFEKKQEERKISLYSSKFYNNKASGSNEKVKLHSEINGTQDMENNLNELDSDVQYSFLDKNIIKLFKICLSIDQLEILINICKILRNDNEKKKNIKEILFNLLANRGRGKSATLGLILSLSIYFNYSNIITCSGNNDSVHTIFEFLDKGLNILGYNEFKDYEKIYVNGKIKEIIIFKNIKYLKQKIRYLDIIENDNIPNCELMIIDEAACIPIDILKNKIKGEITILSTTLNGYEGTGKTFTFKLLKQLKKKFVTQLTYDDFKQIKYLYFDKAFIDITLKSPIRYSYDDQVENWLNNFLCLNCNETFSIKNNLLSSPSKCQLFFVNKNVFKNYNQTSENLLKKIMTLFITSHYKNTPNDLIMILDSQQHHLFVLISSSIDTNTLTVNNIDQIDIYGVIHCSIDGIIDQSKIKKLIKIEDISQMVNEKKEIADQDDSNESTKQEDNDEEEVKMNNDNSNTISNHMLKNEVEGNLIPYIISDYFNYYFYNYIGIRIVRISIHPSMQNLNYGSELLKKVYEYYSLYNDPKRGTISNKESAKENVVFCKCSGDQIHFDNKLKRIDYIGTCFGLTKNLLIFWKKNNYIPVYLKQQKNEITGEFSALMLRHINPKLKNIFITFYYDFVRTFCNLLPYSFKKLESFIIYNLLNDNYNLLSNPPQVSRVNYLKQIIQNEDTNSNINEKESDNESEETLDHEEDDMITSFYNKKEKLNEENIFYFFHTNDICRLKRYVLESRSTQELLYLMETIAKLILFKKVKIDLSILEYTILYAVSFQKKTLTEISDEIQININQTNAIFRKVIHRFYNYIKAIMEKQIEKEVNEEFEQKLKKKKKRSANSELPSNEYAEELEHISNNIKKKQKKEKMALIQELNLSGTIKRKQISIEDNE; this is encoded by the exons ATGAAGAAAAAGGTAGACAAACGGATTAAAACTCTCGTTGAGAATAACATAGCCATAGGGCAAAGGAGTATGTTTTTAGTTATTGGAGATGAAGGGAAAAATGTTgttatgaatttttattttctactAAATCGGCTAGTTACTAATAGTAGGTCACTCAATATTTTATGGTGCTATAGAAAAAAGCTAGATTTCTGTACAAGcaagaaaaaaagattccgagagatgaaaaaaaaaataaaaaaaggaacaTTTGACACACAAATAGATAACAATTTTGAttcctttttaaataatgcaaatataagatattgtttttataaagaAACTCAAAACATTTTAGGAAAAACATATTCAATGTGTATTCTTCAagatttttcatatataactccaaatatattatgtagaTGTATTGAAACAGTAATTGGAGGAggtattataatatttttaataaataaattagaagaattaaaggatatatataatttaacattaaattatcataaaaaatataacatgaACGGTACATGTaatgtttataataattatatatatcgtTTTTTTCGATCATTAAATACTTGTAAAAATGCAATGTTTATTGATGATGAGATGAATATATTACCACTTaatgataattatttaagtaTTACAAAAACATCAACTGATGATTCACAAACTAATGGAATAATCTCTGGAAAAAATACAGATGATACAGTATTTGAAAAGTCTGCAACATTAGGAGGTTTTTTATCACCtgacaaaaaattattgaaaaaaaaattaaaatttttagaGACCAAATGTGaagaatttgaaaaaaaacaagaagaaagaaaaatatcattatattcatcaaaattttataataataaagcaAGTGGATCTAATGAAAAAGTTAAACTACATTCAGAAATAAATGGAACACAAGAtatggaaaataatttaaatgaattagATAGTGATGTACAATATTCATTtcttgataaaaatataattaaactttttaaaatatgtttaagTATAGATCAACttgaaattttaataaatatatgtaaaatattacGAAACGAtaatgagaaaaaaaaaaatataaaagaaatattatttaatttattagcAAATAGAGGTCGAGGAAAATCTGCTACTTTAGGCCTAATTTTATCTTtaagtatttattttaattatagtaatattattacttgTTCAGGTAATAATGATAGTGTTCATACgatttttgaatttttagaCAAAGGGCTAAATATATTAGGatataatgaatttaaagattatgaaaaaatatatgttaatggaaaaataaaagaaataattatatttaaaaatataaaatatttaaaacaaaaaattagatatctagatataattgaaaatgataatataccAAACTGTGAGCTTATGATTATAGATGAAGCTGCATGTATACCtatagatatattaaaaaataaaataaaaggagAAATTACTATTTTGTCTACTACATTAAATGGATATGAAGGAACAGGAAAAACATTtacttttaaattattaaaacaattaaaaaaaaaatttgtaaCACAATTAACATATGACGACTTTaagcaaataaaatatttatattttgataaagCTTTTATAGATATAACATTAAAAAGTCCAATTAGATATAGTTATGATGATCAGGTTGAAAATTggttaaataattttttatgtttaaattGTAATGAAACATTtagtattaaaaataatttattatcttcTCCATCAAAATGTCagctattttttgttaataaaaatgtatttaaaaattataaccAAACTAGCGAaaatcttttaaaaaaaattatgaccCTGTTCATAACTTCTCATTACAAAAATACACCAAATGATTTAATTATGATATTGGACTCACAACAAcatcatttatttgtacTTATAAGTTCATCAATCGATACAAATACATTAActgttaataatattgatcAGATAGATATTTATGGTGTTATTCATTGTTCTATCGATGGAATAATAGATcaatcaaaaataaaaaagctAATTAAAATCGAAGATATATCTCAAATGgtaaacgaaaaaaaagaaatagcTGATCAGGATGATAGTAATGAAAGTACAAAACAAGAAGACAATGATGAAGAGGAggtaaaaatgaataacgATAACTCTAACACAATAAGTAATCATATGctaaaaaatgaagttGAAGGAAATTTAATACCATACATAATTAgtgattattttaattattatttttataactatATAGGAATTAGAATAGTTCGAATTTCTATTCATCCATCTATGCAAAACTTAAATTACGGTTCAGAACTTTTAAAGAAAgtttatgaatattataGCTTGTATAACGATCCAAAACGGGGCACTATTAGTAATAAAGAAAGTGCAAAAGAAAATGTTGTATTTTGTAAATGCTCAGGTGATCAAATacattttgataataaattaaaaaggatAGATTATATTGGTACATGTTTTGGATTAactaaaaatttattaattttttggaaaaaaaataattatattcctgtttatttaaaacaacaaaaaaatgaaataactGGAGAATTTAGTGCATTAATGTTAAGACATATAAATCCTaaacttaaaaatatatttataactttttattatgactTTGTCAGAACTTTTTGTAATCTATTACCTTactcttttaaaaaattagaatcattcataatatataatttactaAATGATAATTACAATTTATTGTCTAACCCTCCTCAAGTTAGTCGAGTAAACTATTTAAAACAGATTATCCAAAATGAAGATACAAATAGTAacataaatgaaaaagaaagtgATAATGAATCTGAAGAAACTTTGGACCATGAAGAGGATGATATGATTActtcattttataataaaaaagaaaaattaaatgaagaaaacattttttattttttccatactAATGATATATGTAGATTAAAACGATATGTATTAGAAAGTCGAAGTACACAAGAATTGCTATACTTAATGGAAACAATAGCtaaacttattttatttaaaaaagtaaaaatagaTTTAAGCATACTAGAATATACAATTCTATATGCTGTTtcttttcaaaaaaaaacactcACAGAAATATCCGACGAAATCCAAATTAACATCAATCAAACAAATGCCATCTTTAGGAAGGTGATCCATCGTTTCTACAATTACATAAAG GCGATAATGGAAAAGCAAATCGAAAAAGAGGTTAATGAAGAATTTgaacaaaaattaaaaaaaaaaaaaaaacggtCTGCAAATTCTGAGCTCCCATCAAATGAGTATGCAGAAGAATTAGAACATAtttctaataatataaaaaagaaacaaaaaaaagaaaaaatggcGCTCATTCAGGAGCTTAACTTATCAG GGACCATTAAAAGAAAGCAAATAAGTATAGAAGACAATGAATGA